In Nicotiana tabacum cultivar K326 chromosome 19, ASM71507v2, whole genome shotgun sequence, one DNA window encodes the following:
- the LOC107791839 gene encoding uncharacterized protein LOC107791839: MDADQSNSDSFSSSNLRIIVQENPSEAQLSELGIKSWPKWGCSPGKYQLKFDAEETCYLLRGKVKVYPKNSTETSVEFGAGDLVIIPKGLSCTWDVSVAVDKHYKFDSSSSS, from the exons atggATGCTGATCAGTCCAACTCAGACTCTTTTTcgtcatcaaatctaagaatcatcgTCCAGGAAAACCCTTCAGAAGCCCAACTCTCTGAATTAGGCATAAAATCTTGGCCAAA ATGGGGTTGTTCACCAGGGAAATACCAATTAAAATTTGATGCAGAAGAGACATGTTATTTGTTGAGAGGGAAAGTGAAAGTGTACCCAAAGAACTCAACAGAAACATCAGTGGAGTTTGGAGCAGGGGATCTTGTGATTATTCCCAAAGGACTTAGTTGTACTTGGGATGTGTCTGTTGCTGTTGATAAACACTACAAGTTTgattcttcttcatcctcctaa
- the LOC107803771 gene encoding WD repeat-containing protein WDS homolog isoform X1, with product MENPLENLGSKHLIKKHEFVRIIIQCLYSLGYRKSAVSLESESGIAYKSDELESLESHILDANWDACIDCLNRLNGLTNETRASALFLVLKQCLLEYLNRGDDSSALEILQKQISGLQVAKEKVHKLAFGFLSLKELGLGKVDLDVISNLRNFLLMELEKVLPPPITLPERRLEYLVEMAVWSKIDNCVYHNSVDAISLYEDHHCDGSQFPTKTTQILTNHRNEVWYVQFSNNGNYLASSSSDCTAIIWKVLDDGNLTQRHVLQSHKKPVSFVAWSPDDTMLLTCGNMEVLKLWDVETGTCKHTYGGDGFIVSSCAWFPDSKRFVCGSSDPEKGIYMWDCEGKEIKSWRGQRMPKVLDLAVTPDGEKLISIFSDKDIRILNVGTGAERVIPEEHPITSLSLSGDGKFFIVNLNSQEIHMWDVAGEWFSPMKYKSHRQHKYVIRSCFGGLDSTFIASGSEDSKVYIWNRRGSKPIEILCGHTMTVNCVSWNPKRPHMLASASDDQTIRIWGPNVQSRQ from the exons ATGGAGAATCCGTTGGAGAATCTTGGGTCAAAACACCTAATAAAGAAGCATGAATTTGTGAGGATCATTATTCAGTGTCTCTATTCTTTAGGCTACAGAAAGTCTGCTGTTTCTTTGGAATCAGAATCTGGGATTGCCTACAAATCTGATGAACTTGAGTCCCTCGAGTCGCATATTCTTGATGCTAATTGGGATGCGTGTATTGACTGCCTTAATAGACTTAATGGCTTGACCAATGAGACAAGAGCGTCGGCTTTGTTTCTTGTTCTCAAACAGTGTTTGTTAGAGTATTTGAATCGTGGGGACGACTCTTCAGCTTTGGAAATCTTACAGAAACAGATATCTGGTTTACAAGTGGCGAAAGAGAAGGTTCATAAGCTTGCTTTTGGATTTCTCTCCTTGAAGGAGTTGGGGTTGGGTAAGGTAGATCTTGATGTTATTTCTAATTTGCGAAATTTTTTGCTGATGGAACTTGAAAAAGTACTGCCGCCACCCATTACATTGCCCGAACGAAGATTAGAGTACTTGGTTGAAATGGCTGTATGGTCGAAGATAGATAACTGTGTGTATCATAATTCAGTTGATGCAATTTCACTCTACGAAGATCACCATTGTGATGGAAGTCAGTTTCCAACAAAGACCACTCAG ATTCTGACTAACCACAGGAATGAAGTCTGGTATGTGCAGTTCTCGAACAATGGAAACTACTTGGCATCATCATCAAGTGACTGCACGGCCATCATATGGAAG GTACTGGATGATGGGAACCTGACCCAGAGACATGTGCTGCAGAGCCACAAAAAGCCAGTTTCTTTTGTAGCATGGAGCCCTGATGATACAATGTTGCTAACCTGCGGGAACATGGAAGTGCTCAAGCTCTGGGACGTGGAAACAGGTACATGCAAGCACACATATGGCGGTGATGGTTTCATTGTCAGCTCTTGTGCTTGGTTTCCTGATTCTAAGCGATTCGTCTGTGGCAGTTCGGACCCTGAAAAAGGCATATACATGTGGGACTGTGAGGGTAAGGAGATCAAATCGTGGAGAGGGCAGCGGATGCCGAAGGTTTTAGATCTTGCTGTTACACCTGATGGAGAAAAACTTATCAGCATATTTTCTGACAAAGATATCCGAATATTGAATGTGGGGACAGGTGCTGAACGTGTGATTCCAGAGGAGCATCCAATCACATCCCTTTCGTTATCAGGGGATGGTAAATTCTTCATAGTAAACCTTAATAGTCAAGAGATTCATATGTGGGATGTTGCAGGCGAGTGGTTTAGCCCCATGAAATATAAAAGCCACAGACAACATAAGTACGTGATACGCTCCTGTTTCGGAGGATTGGATAGCACTTTCATTGCCAGTGGTAGTGAAGATTCAAAG GTGTATATATGGAATCGTCGAGGTTCAAAGCCTATTGAGATCTTGTGTGGCCATACAATGACTGTGAACTGTGTGAGCTGGAATCCTAAAAGGCCTCATATGTTAGCTTCAGCGAGTGATGATCAAACTATTCGCATATGGGGGCCTAACGTTCAAAGTAGACAGTAA
- the LOC107803771 gene encoding WD repeat-containing protein WDS homolog isoform X2, producing MENPLENLGSKHLIKKHEFVRIIIQCLYSLGYRKSAVSLESESGIAYKSDELESLESHILDANWDACIDCLNRLNGLTNETRASALFLVLKQCLLEYLNRGDDSSALEILQKQISGLQVAKEKVHKLAFGFLSLKELGLGKVDLDVISNLRNFLLMELEKVLPPPITLPERRLEYLVEMAVWSKIDNCVYHNSVDAISLYEDHHCDGSQFPTKTTQILTNHRNEVWYVQFSNNGNYLASSSSDCTAIIWKVLDDGNLTQRHVLQSHKKPVSFVAWSPDDTMLLTCGNMEVLKLWDVETDPEKGIYMWDCEGKEIKSWRGQRMPKVLDLAVTPDGEKLISIFSDKDIRILNVGTGAERVIPEEHPITSLSLSGDGKFFIVNLNSQEIHMWDVAGEWFSPMKYKSHRQHKYVIRSCFGGLDSTFIASGSEDSKVYIWNRRGSKPIEILCGHTMTVNCVSWNPKRPHMLASASDDQTIRIWGPNVQSRQ from the exons ATGGAGAATCCGTTGGAGAATCTTGGGTCAAAACACCTAATAAAGAAGCATGAATTTGTGAGGATCATTATTCAGTGTCTCTATTCTTTAGGCTACAGAAAGTCTGCTGTTTCTTTGGAATCAGAATCTGGGATTGCCTACAAATCTGATGAACTTGAGTCCCTCGAGTCGCATATTCTTGATGCTAATTGGGATGCGTGTATTGACTGCCTTAATAGACTTAATGGCTTGACCAATGAGACAAGAGCGTCGGCTTTGTTTCTTGTTCTCAAACAGTGTTTGTTAGAGTATTTGAATCGTGGGGACGACTCTTCAGCTTTGGAAATCTTACAGAAACAGATATCTGGTTTACAAGTGGCGAAAGAGAAGGTTCATAAGCTTGCTTTTGGATTTCTCTCCTTGAAGGAGTTGGGGTTGGGTAAGGTAGATCTTGATGTTATTTCTAATTTGCGAAATTTTTTGCTGATGGAACTTGAAAAAGTACTGCCGCCACCCATTACATTGCCCGAACGAAGATTAGAGTACTTGGTTGAAATGGCTGTATGGTCGAAGATAGATAACTGTGTGTATCATAATTCAGTTGATGCAATTTCACTCTACGAAGATCACCATTGTGATGGAAGTCAGTTTCCAACAAAGACCACTCAG ATTCTGACTAACCACAGGAATGAAGTCTGGTATGTGCAGTTCTCGAACAATGGAAACTACTTGGCATCATCATCAAGTGACTGCACGGCCATCATATGGAAG GTACTGGATGATGGGAACCTGACCCAGAGACATGTGCTGCAGAGCCACAAAAAGCCAGTTTCTTTTGTAGCATGGAGCCCTGATGATACAATGTTGCTAACCTGCGGGAACATGGAAGTGCTCAAGCTCTGGGACGTGGAAACA GACCCTGAAAAAGGCATATACATGTGGGACTGTGAGGGTAAGGAGATCAAATCGTGGAGAGGGCAGCGGATGCCGAAGGTTTTAGATCTTGCTGTTACACCTGATGGAGAAAAACTTATCAGCATATTTTCTGACAAAGATATCCGAATATTGAATGTGGGGACAGGTGCTGAACGTGTGATTCCAGAGGAGCATCCAATCACATCCCTTTCGTTATCAGGGGATGGTAAATTCTTCATAGTAAACCTTAATAGTCAAGAGATTCATATGTGGGATGTTGCAGGCGAGTGGTTTAGCCCCATGAAATATAAAAGCCACAGACAACATAAGTACGTGATACGCTCCTGTTTCGGAGGATTGGATAGCACTTTCATTGCCAGTGGTAGTGAAGATTCAAAG GTGTATATATGGAATCGTCGAGGTTCAAAGCCTATTGAGATCTTGTGTGGCCATACAATGACTGTGAACTGTGTGAGCTGGAATCCTAAAAGGCCTCATATGTTAGCTTCAGCGAGTGATGATCAAACTATTCGCATATGGGGGCCTAACGTTCAAAGTAGACAGTAA